The following are from one region of the Osmia bicornis bicornis chromosome 8, iOsmBic2.1, whole genome shotgun sequence genome:
- the LOC114875307 gene encoding DCN1-like protein 3: MGNCFSCFKVPLPPATTNQAASSDYKDETMELRGLFSNSCQQTGPLVPETHINGNRKSLTTLSAFNNVGSDNCGSMPNVQNNLRSSRGFYARLPPLGRSGTSPGLNVTVESKQQREPSENKLNTLFDQYKDSHEDVILADGIERFCNDLQLSPDEFKVLVLAWKLNAEQMCQFTRQEFVTGLKAMKVDSIHAIQMKLPEIVQELTVTSDLFKDLYRFTFQFGLDVNSGQRILPADMAIVLWKLVFTIREPPLLSRWLKFLECHHVRGIPRDTWNMFLNFAESIGDDLGAYDDAEAWPSLFDDFVEYENDQMNQNISKDDIMKDASINKT; this comes from the exons ATGGGAAACTGTTTTTCGTGCTTTAAGGTGCCCCTTCCACCAGCCACCACTAATCAAGCAGCATCATCAGATTATAAAGACG aaaCAATGGAACTTAGAGGtttgttttcaaattcttGTCAACAAACTGGGCCTTTAGTGCCTGAAACGCATATAAATGGCAACAGAAAATCATTAACCACATTATCAGCATTCAACAATGTAGGATCTGATAATTGTGGATCTATGCCTaatgtacaaaataatttaCGTTCATCCCGAGGATTTTATGCACGTTTACCACCATTGGGTAGATCCGGAACGTCACCTGGTCTTAACGTAACTGTTGAATCGAAACAACAAAGGGAACCgtcagaaaataaattaaatacattatttGATCAATACAAg GATTCGCACGAAGATGTAATTTTAGCTGACGGTATAGAAAGATTTTGTAACGATTTACAACTATCCCCAGATGAATTCAAAGTACTTGTTCTCGCTTGGAAATTAAACGCTGAACAGATGTGCCAATTTACACGACAAGAGTTTGTGACGGGTTTGAAAGCAATGAAAGTAGATAGTATACATGCTATACAAATGAAATTACCAGAAATTGTTCAAGAGTTAACCGTTACCAGTGATTTATTCAAAGATCTCTACCGATTTACATTCCAATTTGGTTTAGACGTTAATTCTGGTCAGAGAATATTACCAGCCGATATGGCAATTGTTTTATGGAAGCTTGTTTTTACAATACGTGAACCACCACTTTTATCAAGATGGCTGAAATTTCTTGAATGCCATCACGTTAGAGGCATACCCAGAGATACATGGaatatgtttttaaattttgctGAAAGTATTGGTGATGATCTCGGCGCTTATGATGACGCAGAAGCATGGCCAAGTTTATTCGATGATTTCGTAGAGTATGAAAATGACCAAATGAACCAAAACATCAGTAAAGATGATATCATGAAGGATGCTTCTATTAATAAGACTTAA
- the LOC114875189 gene encoding CCR4-NOT transcription complex subunit 2-like isoform X1: MANLNFEQPPRSIANASLTSRTGGGGGLNSSTLTGHVTPTSSMFSGSSASTSSSANSAVVVTNVYPGASSTGGGQNSHQPQQQQLSPMGSRGLFGQRAFTDRRTMPALGTSNPMGSMGTFGIPQSRNYGSQINNFHSVFGSGGGGDTSTPPLLDLSEFPSLTNRGQGDSMPQPSPMPGKQPYVGMVKQPTSESSEFTMSSEDFPALPGTQNREGPSPGGSVSGDKNIPVGLGPEIGQDVLQANRAPGSEKSQSSKRGIQTSPDGKVTNIPASMVKDQFGMVGLLTFIRAAETDPNLVSLALGQDLTALGLNLNSPENLYQNFGGPWAETPCRPQDIDFHVPPEYLINAAIRDKLAPVKLNRYKDDLLFYMFYTNVGDVLQLAAAAELYSREWRYHMEEKVWITQAPGLGLVEKTSTYERGTYYYFDAQSWRKVAKEFHLDYTKLESRPHLPTNFHQTQP, encoded by the exons ATGGCCAACTTGAATTTTGAGCAGCCACCACGCAGTATTGCGAACGCAAGCCTTACATCACGCACAGGTGGTGGGGGGGGCTTAAATTCATCGACCCTGACGGGTCATGTCACACCTACTTCGAGCATGTTCTCAGGCTCATCTGCAAGCACCTCAAGCTCAGCTAATTCTGCGGTAGTAGTTACTAACGTTTATCCTGGAGCATCAAGCACTGGAGGTGGACAAAATAGTCATCAACCTCAACAGCAACAGCTTTCTCCTATGGGCAGTAGAGGACTGTTTGGGCAGAGAGCTTTTACTGATAGACGTACAATGCCTGCTCTTGg AACTTCGAATCCAATGGGTAGCATGGGCACTTTTGGAATACCTCAAAGTCGTAATTACGGATCtcaaatcaataattttcattctgttttTGGTAGTGGAGGAGGTGGAGATACAAGTACTCCTCCATTGTTAGATCTGTCTGAGTTTCCTTCATTAACAAACAGAGGGCAAGGTGATTCTATGCCACAACCTAGTCCTATGCCAGGAAAACAACCTTATG TTGGAATGGTAAAGCAACCAACATCTGAATCAAGCGAATTTACAATGAGTTCAGAAGATTTCCCAGCATTACCAGGAACACAAAATAGAGAAGGTCCATCACCAGGTGGAAGTGTTTCTGGAGATAAAAATATACCTGTTGGACTTGGTCCTGAAATTGGACAAGATGTGTTACAAGCGAACAGAGCACCTGGATCTGAAAAATCTCAATCATCTAAAAGAGGCATACAAACATCTCCTGATG GTAAGGTGACTAATATACCAGCAAGCATGGTAAAAGATCAGTTTGGAATGGTTGGTCTATTGACGTTTATTAGGGCAGCTGAAACAGACCCGAATTTAGTGTCATTGGCATTAGGTCAAGATCTAACTGCGTTAGGATTAAATCTTAATTCACCAGAAAATCTGTATCAAAATTTTGGCGGGCCTTGGGCAGAAACACCGTGTCGACCTCAGGATATTGATTTTCATGTACCACCAGAATATCTTATCAATGCCGCCATCAG AGATAAATTAGCACCAGTTAAACTAAATCGATATAAGGATGATCTATTGTTTTACATGTTTTATACTAATGTTGGGGATGTACTACAATTAGCAGCAGCAGCAGAATT gTACAGTAGAGAATGGCGATATCATATGGAAGAGAAGGTGTGGATAACGCAAGCACCAGGATTAGGACTTGTAGAAAAAACATCGACATACGAACGTggtacttattattattttgatgcACAGAGTTGGAGAAAAGTAgcaaaagaatttcatttggATTATACAAAATTAGAAAGTAGACCTCATCTTCCCACAAACTTTCACCAAACCCAGCCTTGA
- the LOC114875189 gene encoding CCR4-NOT transcription complex subunit 2-like isoform X2, which yields MANLNFEQPPRSIANASLTSRTGGGGGLNSSTLTGHVTPTSSMFSGSSASTSSSANSAVVVTNVYPGASSTGGGQNSHQPQQQQLSPMGSRGLFGQRAFTDRRTMPALGGGGGDTSTPPLLDLSEFPSLTNRGQGDSMPQPSPMPGKQPYVGMVKQPTSESSEFTMSSEDFPALPGTQNREGPSPGGSVSGDKNIPVGLGPEIGQDVLQANRAPGSEKSQSSKRGIQTSPDGKVTNIPASMVKDQFGMVGLLTFIRAAETDPNLVSLALGQDLTALGLNLNSPENLYQNFGGPWAETPCRPQDIDFHVPPEYLINAAIRDKLAPVKLNRYKDDLLFYMFYTNVGDVLQLAAAAELYSREWRYHMEEKVWITQAPGLGLVEKTSTYERGTYYYFDAQSWRKVAKEFHLDYTKLESRPHLPTNFHQTQP from the exons ATGGCCAACTTGAATTTTGAGCAGCCACCACGCAGTATTGCGAACGCAAGCCTTACATCACGCACAGGTGGTGGGGGGGGCTTAAATTCATCGACCCTGACGGGTCATGTCACACCTACTTCGAGCATGTTCTCAGGCTCATCTGCAAGCACCTCAAGCTCAGCTAATTCTGCGGTAGTAGTTACTAACGTTTATCCTGGAGCATCAAGCACTGGAGGTGGACAAAATAGTCATCAACCTCAACAGCAACAGCTTTCTCCTATGGGCAGTAGAGGACTGTTTGGGCAGAGAGCTTTTACTGATAGACGTACAATGCCTGCTCTTGg TGGAGGAGGTGGAGATACAAGTACTCCTCCATTGTTAGATCTGTCTGAGTTTCCTTCATTAACAAACAGAGGGCAAGGTGATTCTATGCCACAACCTAGTCCTATGCCAGGAAAACAACCTTATG TTGGAATGGTAAAGCAACCAACATCTGAATCAAGCGAATTTACAATGAGTTCAGAAGATTTCCCAGCATTACCAGGAACACAAAATAGAGAAGGTCCATCACCAGGTGGAAGTGTTTCTGGAGATAAAAATATACCTGTTGGACTTGGTCCTGAAATTGGACAAGATGTGTTACAAGCGAACAGAGCACCTGGATCTGAAAAATCTCAATCATCTAAAAGAGGCATACAAACATCTCCTGATG GTAAGGTGACTAATATACCAGCAAGCATGGTAAAAGATCAGTTTGGAATGGTTGGTCTATTGACGTTTATTAGGGCAGCTGAAACAGACCCGAATTTAGTGTCATTGGCATTAGGTCAAGATCTAACTGCGTTAGGATTAAATCTTAATTCACCAGAAAATCTGTATCAAAATTTTGGCGGGCCTTGGGCAGAAACACCGTGTCGACCTCAGGATATTGATTTTCATGTACCACCAGAATATCTTATCAATGCCGCCATCAG AGATAAATTAGCACCAGTTAAACTAAATCGATATAAGGATGATCTATTGTTTTACATGTTTTATACTAATGTTGGGGATGTACTACAATTAGCAGCAGCAGCAGAATT gTACAGTAGAGAATGGCGATATCATATGGAAGAGAAGGTGTGGATAACGCAAGCACCAGGATTAGGACTTGTAGAAAAAACATCGACATACGAACGTggtacttattattattttgatgcACAGAGTTGGAGAAAAGTAgcaaaagaatttcatttggATTATACAAAATTAGAAAGTAGACCTCATCTTCCCACAAACTTTCACCAAACCCAGCCTTGA
- the LOC114875305 gene encoding activating signal cointegrator 1 complex subunit 3 yields MPELPRITRSLRMFTNLGRIKSTVELEPNDLFKKQTEEINKLRSESTWKDLRQTVPKDALPYLIKLHKMIEQLFEEGSSELINEFLIFALRLLIDERLLTNAKFQILKERAENLTHKDANMIMEIIGTLREKLNEDTITLLKNEKKDINTTEILETDLFGSKFAYNPPRVLWPDTEALRNMSEGNIIQNADNFTMKYKKEIPKPFNMKFDEATYKKNLNLCHQKYILVMSFDQFEAAIINKLKGSKNLQNELFDFLGYENIEFVQYIIQNQKSIMALKSSSKTQKQPNIERPVIGGQVTVQSEKEKQALKQMRKEEKKLNKISNKGKGDLEENNFESQELYLKRQEVLVEMNKPIFKKDIVEKPIYPFVFDSNVSSGSTSCISGKKIMLPQNVVRKDTQMSEEVHIPIPESRPIDIDYEPITVSSLDDIGQMAFNGITSLNRVQSIVFNTAYNTNENLLICAPTGAGKTNVAMLTVVHQLKQHIENGQIMKDQFKIIYVTPMKALAAEMTTNFGKRLKSLGISVRELTGDMQLTKSEIQQTQMIVTTPEKWDVLTRKGTGDISLTNIVKLLIIDEVHLLHGDRGPVVEALVARTLRQVESSQNMIRIVGLSATLPNYVDVARFLRVNPLVGLFYFDYRFRPVPLSQTFIGVKAVSPYQQAKHMDHICYDNVIEMVRKGHQVMVFVHARNATVRVANVLKELAQQNDMLKLFLSEGHAKFINKAFAKSRNKHLIELFNNGLSIHHAGLLRSERNLVEKYFAEGLIKVLVCTSTLAWGVNLPAHGVIIRGTEIYDSKHGSFINLGILDVLQIFGRAGRPQFDTSGHAVIITSHNNLYHYLSLLTNQIPIESNFIRYLADNLNAEVALGTISNVEEAIKWLSYTYLFVRMQLNHHEYGITASEDLNLERKRRELIDTAATSLDKAKMIRYNVNTGDLSATELGRIASHFYLKYDTVEIFNELMEDIMNEADILAMISHSQEFQQLKVRDDEIDELEKLLNCCQVPIKGGVENIHGKVNILLQTYLSHGPVNTFSLMSDQAYIIQNAVRICRALFKIMLEKNNATMAGRLLEMSKMFEIPQWDYLTPLRQFSCLPSEIIDKIEQLDLTVDRLNDMDVKEIADVLHNQKQAALVKKCCEEFPALEMESNLQPITRTILRIRLKIIPQFRWNDKVHGQTSVPFWIWIENPEDNIIYHHEYFVMTRKMVYNNLEQELVMTIPLQEPLPTQYIVKATSDHWLNCECMLPLTFHDLILPEIYPPYTDLLTLQPLPVKALKEKSFEQLYKFSHFNPIQTQIFHCLYHTDNNVLLGAPTGSGKTVAAEIAMFRVFKQYPMQKVVYIAPLKALVRERIKDWKIRLEERLGKKVVELTGDVTPDIKVIANANVIVTTPEKWDGISRSWQTRTYVKNVSLIIIDEIHLLGEDRGPVLEVIISRTNFISSHTLRTVRIVGLSTALANAVDLANWLGIKEMGLYNFRPSVRPVPLEIHINGFPGKHYCPRMATMNRPTFQAIRQHAPSSPSLVFVSSRRQTRLTALNLIAYLAAEDKPKQWLHMPDEEMDSILDQIKDSNLKLTLAFGIGLHHAGLQDRDRRTVEELFVNNRIQVLITTATLAWGVNFPAHLVVIKGTEYYDGKTKRYVDMPITDVLQMMGRAGRPQFDTSGVAVVLVYNLKKNFYKNFLHQPFPVESSLLAVLPDHINAEIVAGTIKNKQEFLDYLTWTYFFRRLMKNPKYYNLDVLNPYAINEYLSSLVNKTLKVLIDSQCVDFDEERQILYPLPMGRIASFYYLSHQSMLMFEQSLQESLTLDQCLHILCDSYEYSELPVRHNEELLNEELSKMCRYTVNNYTYDSPHTKAFLLLQAHFSRLPLPCTDYTTDLKSVLDQAIRIIQAMIDTVAEHGWLASALTIIQLLQMIIQARWIDEPAITTLPYVNSEHLELFSPLSTILPVLCATMYNKYNVLVEVLGKEFQEEQIHQIHQVIKEMPMLCLDLSLAGHGLNDTKQKFISLQSNNSECINVHKDQDYILNIGMRRKNKSNNLKAHCSMFQKGKDEGWFIVLGSIQSRELLALKRVSGISGERKCHQLQFTAPSDLGKTTLTFYLMSDCYIGLDQQYNVQINVI; encoded by the exons atgccAGAATTACCACGTATTACAAGATCATTGCGAATGTTTACAAATCTTGGTCGCATCAAGAGTACAGTTGAATTAGAACCAAATGATCTATTTAAAAAGCAAAcagaagaaattaataaattgagAAG TGAATCAACCTGGAAGGATTTACGCCAAACTGTACCTAAGGATGCTCTACCTTAtcttattaaattacataaaatGATTGAACAACTATTTG agGAGGGTTCTTCTGAACTCATCAATGAATTCCTAATCTTTGCTTTACGTTTATTAATTGATGAAAGATTATTAACTAATGCaaagtttcaaattttaaaagaaagagCAGAAAATTTAACTCATAAAGATGCTAACATGATAATGGAG ATAATTGGTACGCTTCGGGAAAAACTGAATGAAGATACTATAAcacttttgaaaaatgaaaagaaagacATTAATACTACTGAGATATTAGAAACTGATTTGTTTGGTTCAAAATTTGCATATAATCCTCCAAGAGTATTATGGCCAGATACCGAAGCACTTCGTAATATGTCCGAaggaaatataattcaaaatgCTGACAACTTTACAATGAAATACAAGAAAGAAATTCCAAAACCGTTCAATATGAAA TTTGATGAAGCAAcatataaaaagaatttgaatttatGTCACCAGAAGTATATTTTGGTCATGAGTTTCGACCAGTTTGAAGCAGCTATAATCAACAAATTAAAAGGCTCTAAGAACCTACAAAATGAGTTATTTGATTTCTTGGGttatgaaaatatagaatttGTACAGTACATTATTCAGAATCAGAAAAGCATTATGGCTTTAAAGTCTAGTTCAAAAACACAAAAGCAACCTAATATAGAAAGACCTGTAATCGGTGGTCAAGTAACTGTACAATctgagaaagaaaaacaagcaCTCAAACAAATgcggaaagaagaaaagaagttaaataaaatatcaaataaagGGAAAGGAGATTTAGAAGAGAATAACTTTGAATCGCAggaattatatttaaaaagacaggAAGTATTGGTAGAAATGAATAAGCCTATATTTAAAAAGGATATTGTAGAGAAACCTATTTATCCATTTGTTTTTGACTCTAATGTATCTAGTGGAAGTACGTCTTGTATAtcaggaaaaaaaataatgttacCACAAAATGTTGTGAGAAAAGATACGCAAATGTCTGAGGAAGTTCACATACCTATTCCAGAATCACGACCAATCGATATTGACTACGAACCTATTACGGTATCATCGTTAGATGATATTGGGCAAATGGCTTTTAATGGTATAACATCATTGAATCGAGTACAGAGCATAGTATTTAACACAGCGTATAATactaatgaaaatttattaatttgtgCACCGACCGGAGCTGGAAAAACAAATGTTGCTATGTTAACTGTTGTACATCAGTTAAAACAACATATAGAAAATGGTCAGATAATGAAAGAtcagtttaaaataatttatgtgACACCTATGAAAGCTTTAGCAGCAGAGATGACAACGAATTTTGGTAAAAGACTTAAATCTCTTGGTATATCGGTACGCGAGTTGACTGGAGATATGCAATTAACTAAATCAGAAATTCAACAAACACAAATGATTGTCACAACGCCAGAAAAATGGGACGTTCTTACTAGGAAAGGCACTGGAGATATATCTCTTACtaatattgttaaattattaattatcgatGAAGTACATTTGTTACATGGCGATAGAGGGCCTGTGGTAGAAGCATTGGTGGCTCGAACTTTAAGACAAGTAGAATCTTCCCAGAATATGATAAGAATTGTTGGACTTTCAGCAACTTTACCAAACTATGTAGATGTTGCAAGATTTTTAAGGGTGAATCCTTTGGTAGgacttttttattttgactATAGATTTCGACCAGTGCCACTCAGTCAAACATTTATTGGTGTAAAAGCAGTATCTCCTTACCAACAAGCAAAACACATGGATCATATATGCTATGATAATGTGATAGAAATGGTGCGCAAAGGACATCAAGTGATGGTATTCGTACATGCACGTAACGCCACTGTTAGAGTGGCAAATGTTTTAAAAGAATTAGCTCAACAAAATGATATGCTGAAATTATTTCTATCCGAAGGTCatgcaaaatttataaacaaagCTTTCGCTAAATCACGTAACAAACATTTGATTGAATTATTCAATAACGGATTGTCTATACATCATGCTGGTTTGTTACGTTCAGAGAGAAATttagttgaaaaatattttgctgAAGGACTGATCAAAGTATTGGTATGTACATCAACCTTGGCTTGGGGTGTAAATTTACCTGCGCATGGAGTTATTATAAGAggaacagaaatatatgattCAAAGCATGGTTCATTCATTAATTTAGGTATATTGGatgttttacaaatttttggTCGTGCCGGTAGACCACAATTTGATACTTCTGGTCACGCTGTTATTATTACTTCCCATAACAActtgtatcattatttatcattattaacgAATCAAATACCAATTGAAAGTAATTTTATCAGATATTTAGCTGATAATCTGAACGCTGAAGTTGCATTAGGTACAATATCAAACGTGGAAGAAGCTATAAAATGGTTAAGTTATACTTATTTGTTTGTTCGAATGCAATTAAATCACCATGAGTACGGAATTACTGCTTCAGAAGATCTAAATTTGGAACGAAAAAGGAGGGAACTGATTGATACAGCTGCTACATCATTAGACAAAGCTAAAATGATACGATACAATGTAAATACTGGAGATCTTAGCGCGACAGAACTGGGACGTATTGCAAGCCACTTTTATCTTAAATATGATAccgttgaaatttttaatgagcTGATGGAAGATATTATGAACGAGGCTGATATACTTGCAATGATATCTCATTCTCAAGAATTTCAACAATTGAAAGTTCGCGATGATGAAATTGACGAATTAGAAAAGTTATTAAACTGTTGCCAAGTTCCAATTAAAGGCGGTGTTGAAAACATCCATGGTAAAGTAAATATTCTACTGCAAACATATTTGTCACATGGTCCGGTTAATACATTTTCATTGATGTCGGATCAAGCGTATATTATACAAAATGCAGTACGTATATGCAGAgcgttattcaaaattatgttagaaaaaaataatgcgACAATGGCTGGGCGATTATTAGAAATGTCtaaaatgtttgaaatacCACAGTGGGATTATTTGACTCCGTTACGTCAATTTTCTTGTTTGCCATCGGAGATTATTGATAAAATAGAGCAGCTAGATCTGACAGTCGATAGACTGAATGACATGGACGTTAAAGAAATTGCAGATGTTTTGCATAATCAGAAACAAGCGGCGTTAGTGAAGAAATGTTGCGAAGAGTTTCCTGCATTAGAAATGGAATCTAACTTGCAACCCATTACTCGTACAATTTTGAGAAtacgtttaaaaataattcctcAGTTTCGATGGAATGATAAAGTTCATGGTCAAACATCGGTACCATTTTGGATATGGATAGAAAATCCAGaagataatattatttatcatcATGAATATTTTGTTATGACAAGAAAAATGGTTTATAATAATCTTGAACAAGAACTTGTAATGACTATACCATTACAGGAACCATTACCTACTCAGTACATAGTAAAAGCAACAAGTGATCATTGGTTGAATTGTGAATGTATGCTACCTTTAACATTTCATGATTTAATTTTACCTGAAATATATCCACcttatactgatttattaaCGTTGCAACCATTACCAGTGAAAgcgttaaaagaaaaatcatttgagcaactttataaattttctcaTTTCAATCCAATACAGACTCAGATCTTTCATTGTTTGTATCACACGGATAACAATGTGCTTTTAGGAGCTCCGACTGGTTCAGGAAAAACAGTGGCCGCAGAAATTGCGATGTTCAGAGTATTCAAACAATATCCTATGCAGAAAGTTGTATATATTGCACCCTTGAAAGCTTTAGTTAGAGAGCGTATAAAAGATTGGAAAATTAGATTGGAAGAACGGCTGGGCAAAAAGGTAGTAGAACTAACTGGAGACGTAACGCCAGATATTAAAGTTATAGCGAATGCAAATGTTATTGTGACTACACCCGAAAAATGGGATGGTATTAGTAGAAGTTGGCAGACAAGAACTTATGTGAAGAATGTTTCACTTATAATTATAGATGAAATTCATCTGTTAGGAGAAGATCGTGGTCCAGTATTGGAAGTGATTATTTCAAGAACTAATTTTATCTCTTCTCATACTTTGAGAACAGTGAGAATTGTTGGACTTTCTACAGCATTGGCTAATGCGGTGGATCTTGCGAATTGGCTTGGTATTAAAGAAATGGgtttatataattttcgtCCATCAGTACGACCTGTACCATTGGAAATTCATATTAATGGATTCCCAGGAAAACATTATTGCCCTCGAATGGCGACAATGAATAGGCCAACTTTCCAAGCGATCAGACAACATGCACCTTCTAGTCCATCTCTAGTGTTTGTCTCATCGCGTAGACAAACACGATTAACTGcattaaatttaattgcatATCTTGCAGCAGAAGATAAACCTAAACAGTGGTTACATATGCCTGATGAAGAAATGGATAGTATTTTAGATCAAATAAAGGattcaaatttaaaacttACGCTTGCTTTTGGAATCGGACTTCATCATGCTGGTCTTCAAGACAGAGATAGAAGAACCGTTGAAGaattatttgttaataatagaATTCAa GTATTGATTACTACAGCTACTTTGGCATGGGGTGTAAATTTCCCTGCTCATTTAGTAGTAATAAAAGGAACAGAATATTATGACGGTAAAACAAAACGTTACGTAGATATGCCAATTACAGATGTACTACAAATGATGGGTCGTGCAGGTAGACCTCAATTCGATACTTCTGGGGTGGCAGTGGTATTAGTTtacaatttaaagaaaaatttttataaaaacttTCTGCATCAGCCGTTCCCAGTAGAATCAAGTTTATTAGCAGTTTTACCAGATCAtataaatgctgaaatagtGGCTggtacaataaaaaataaacaagaaTTTTTAGATTATTTAACATGGACATATTTCTTTAGGAGATTAATGAAAAATcctaaatattataatttagaTGTTTTAAATCCTTATGcaattaatgaatatttatcttctttggtgAATAAAACACTAAAAGTATTAATCGATTCACAGTGTGTTGACTTTGATGAG GAAAGACAAATCTTGTATCCACTTCCGATGGGTAGAATAgcatcattttattatttatcgcaCCAAAGTATGCTCATGTTCGAACAGTCGCTACAAGAATCTCTTACATTAGATCAGTgtttacatattttatgtgACTCTTATGAATATAGTGAATTACCAGTAAGACATAACGAAGAATTATTAAACGA GGAATTAAGTAAAATGTGTCGCTATACGGTAAATAACTATACATATGATTCTCCACATACTAAAGCATTTTTATTACTGCAAGCACATTTCTCGAGGCTTCCATTACCCTGTACAGACTATACTACAGACTTAAAGTCAGTTCTAGATCAAGCAATTAGAATTATACAG GCAATGATAGATACTGTTGCCGAACATGGGTGGTTAGCAAGTGCACTTACAATAATACAGTTACTTCAAATGATTATTCAAGCTCGATGGATTGATGAACCTGCAATTACTACATTACCATATGTAAACTCAGAACATTTAGAGTTATTCTCACCTTTATCAACAATTCTTCCAGTATTATGTGCTACTATgtacaataaatataatgtacTTGTAGAAGTGCTTGGTAAAGAGTTCCAAGAAGAACAGATACATCAA atACATCaagtaataaaagaaatgccAATGCTTTGCCTTGATTTAAGTTTAGCAGGTCATGGGCTCAATGATACTAAACAAAAGTTTATTTCATTACAATCCAATAATTCTGAGTGTATAAACGTCCATAAAGATCaagattatatattaaatattggaatgagaagaaaaaataagtcaaataatttaaaagcgCATTGCTCTATGTTTCAGAAAGGAAAGGATGAAGGTTGGTTTATAGTTTTAGGTAGTATTCAGAGCAGAGAATTACTGGCTCTGAAACGAGTGAGTGGTATAAGCGGAGAACGGAAATGTCATCAATTACAATTTACAGCACCATCAGATTTag GGAAAACAACACTGACGTTTTACTTAATGTCTGATTGTTACATAGGATTAGATCAA